Part of the Siniperca chuatsi isolate FFG_IHB_CAS linkage group LG6, ASM2008510v1, whole genome shotgun sequence genome, CAAAGACACAGCATGCACAATAGCAGGGCCTTGGAGCTggcacacctaaatggaatCAAGCCATTATTTATGTCAATAATTACACCTGCAGACATGTTGAGACATGTCCCAGACATGTTGCACAGAAAagagacatactgtaattcttgAATCTGTTCTGCATTTATCGAAATTATACAactatctttatttttttcaaagtaCTTGGATAATTTTATCTTTACTCTAAATGCATaaacaatgcaaacacacacagacacttctTTTCCCAAACTTCTAGTTCAAAATATTCACACCAGTTTACACATAGCTTCTGTGTTGTATCGTGTTTTAAGCAGCCCATGAAATTCTTTGTATGTGCAGGCTGACTTGGCTGGTTCTTGACTGACCTCATTCGCATCCTGATAGCTCACGAGTACTTAAATCCGTCAGAAAATGCCAGGAATTCAGCTGGAGAAACGATCTCATGGCCCTCGGAAGGACTTTAACCTGCCATCATATGATTATTAAGTGGAGCTGGCAAGCAGAGCAAAGACTGCGCTGTGCCTGGTGCTGATCAATATTCCTGATGACTATATTATCAGTAGTAATATCTGGGTAAACTTGTCCtctgaggacactgaggtcatgtgtCACATGTGTCAGAGGGTTATataattttctttctatttaGCAACCTGGGGGAGTTTTCATTAATCAAAAACTTGCACATGGTGGGTATTGTAGAagctgattccagtatttttagactcaaCGTGTTTAGATTTGACTACTTTTAGGCAtagaaaatgataaataaattaaggcTTCAATATTTCTCCTCCAACATTTTGTTCCCGGCAGCGTGGAGAcatttagaccttcatgtttggcaataacattttacagaaagCATTACTAAACTGTAATtacctgaataaataaaattcaaattattcaaaaataatttaaccttttctggtttgtttggtttttttgtttgttttgttttggtttggttttttgGTCAAAATCACATATTTGGAAAAAATTAACTCTGCTCCAACtcttaatttatttgaattctaaaaatatgtcttttgGCCACTGCTTTATACTAAATTAAATGTTAGGGCTATTCATTTAAATCTCTCACTTTAgttgtatttgtctttattctattttctctgttttatattatttttatctggtatcatattttattctttttaaatcctatttatatgtgtctttttatattacCTTGTTTTTCTTGCATATCTGGTCCTAATGTCGTTTTATGTATGTGTAGAGTCCTACAGTTACGATACGATTtctagtgcgcatgcgccaaagtgcatgctgcctgttgccgtagctccgtctcgtcgtctatatgttttatgagtctgtggtggccagtgctatcctgtgtgctgttgcatgctggggcagcaggttgagggtagcggacgctaacagactcaacaaactgatccgtaaggccagtgacattgtgggggtggagctggactcgcggtggtgtcagagaggaggatgctggccaaactacatgccatcttggacagtgtctcccacccactccatgacgtgctggtcaaacaaaggagtaccttcagctgaagactcatccccccaaaaagcaccacagagcgccacaggaagtcattcctgcctgtggccatcaaactctttaactcctccctctaagtgtagtctgtatgacccaaagtcactaaactggacatttgatcattaacatctctgcaatacttgaaataattgtgcaatattctgtgttaatactcctgtgcaatatactcttttcagtttaaaattcactatttattgatattgatatttattcatacctctattaccgCTGTGCattatcctccgtctcattataatcttactaagctacacttaacttgacagttcatgcactattacttcataccatattattatcatcaaccggtaaacccactttgtacttcacacttattttacacttatacccacttggtacttaatttatttcctgacctgtattatagtgtattatattttttgcttagtacttatattcctgtgtgcactgacgtgatagtgagctgctgtaacaaaagagtttccccttggggatcaatagagtatttctgattctgattctgatgtcttatgaaaatcactttgaattgccttgttgttgaaaggtacAAGTAAACCTGCTTTAATAGGTCTACTAGTAGCAAACAAGATTTTCCTCCGTGAGCAGGCAGGTGAAACATACTTGTACTTCTTACGGCAGTGATATTTTACAATGATGATATGCACTGACCCTGAAGTTGGGTGAAGAATAGAGAGCCCTGGCTGTGGCGTATTAGCCCATTGGACAGCAGCAGGAGTGGGAGGAGCCAGTGTGAACACTACAGCTGcctctgctctttctctccGCTCTGCTCGGCGCTCTCCTGCAGGCTGCGTGGCTTCCTGAGAACAAACCGAACTactaacttcttttttttttctccattgtttTTGCGCGTTTAAATCCAAACCTCGCGACGAAGACAAATGGCTCAACCATTTCCTAACAGTTTAGGACACGATACAGTTTTGAACTCGGAAGGCGGATTTGTCTAAATTGTGTCACAACTTCAAACGAATCAACGACGGAACGAGTTGTAGCCGAGATAAAGGAATCCGGATCAGCTTTGCGCCTATCAAGGTAAGCATTAGACGCCTAATCCTCCTAAAGTATCCATCACCGAGATACGTGCTTGTTTGACATTTCTCCAACTTCCGAAATGTGAGGAGTTTAGTTACAGGATGTAACATGATGTCGACTGATTGTTGCAGCCTGGATGTTTGCAGGCTAACTTGGGAGAAAGTTGAGCGCATGCTGATGGGTTGACCGTAGTTTCACATTTACTGCGCAAAACGAATTGGATTTCACGCTGAGTCCCTCCACGGAAGTCCACCGCCCCCCTTTCAGTGGGATTGAATAGCCGACTTAAATTTATCTGCTATGAAACAATGGAGGCTTTTAAGCGGAAGTTATTTATTTGGTCGTTTTCAAGTTGTGGACAGTCTTTATTAGCCTACTGTAGCATGCTGTGTTTATTACAAAGGGGTAACTTTCATAATAGGGGGAAAATGTTTAATGATGGCATGTTATTACATAGGCTATATGtattagaaatgtattaaaacttCTCTATAGCATGCAATAAAGTTCATCTTATTTCAGCCTCCCACTTGGAGATGATGGAAATAAAGATTGGGGTTTCATCTCTTGAACAGTGGTTACATAATTTTATCCTCAAGGAGCTGGTCTGAGGTGTCACATCTTATGTGAGCTTGAAATCTATGCCTTTGACACCATCTTGTATGTGAGCCAGCAAAGGAGCAGAACAAGCTGGCAGGAATTTCTTGGCTCAGGCTGTGGTTGGAGGTGACTCACAGCACTGACATGTTTATAGGGGTGGAAAGATGTGATATAGGATTAAACACCCAGGTGCTGTTTATTTGCCTATCATTAATTACAGAAGGAGGCTGTATTACAAGTCAGTTAATGTAGCTCATTTGAGTCTTGACACCGATGtatgttttatagtgtatatgTCTGTGTCACACAGTGTACACACTGGTTTTCTGTGTGAGTGCTCCTTATCTGATCTCCTTTCATCTCTAAAGTCTGAAGTTCATTTCCGTTGTAACCCAGCATACTGATAgcagtattttatttctgaaaagcCCTTTCATCGGCTTTTGGCATGGTGACTTTTGTTTAATCATAAAATGTGAGGAGTGTTTATGGTAGTGTTCCTATCATAAAATCCCTTCCTCTTGTCAAACTgttgaattaaacaaatgtaaaggAGTGGCTCTCACTCGTGCTTATATTTTTTTACCCTCTATTTCCTTCTCCAGGTCCAAGTCAAGATGTCGGTCAGTAACCACGAAAACAGAAAGTCTCGCTCTAGCTCCGGCTCCATGAATATCCAACTCTTCCACAAGACGTCCCACGCCGACAGCCTGTTGACTCAGCTCAACCTGCTACGCAAACGAAAGGTCTTCACAGATGTTGTCCTGAAGGCCGGAAACAGATCCTTCCCCTGCCACCGGGCTGTCCTGGCCTCCTGTAGCCGATACTTTGAGGCCATGTTCAGTGGCGGCCTCAGGGAGAGTCGTGACGCCGACGTCAACTTCCATGACTCTCTCCACCCAGAGGTGCTGGAGCTCTTGCTCGACTACGCCTACTCGGCCCGAGTCATCATCAATGAGGAAAATGCAGAGTCGCTCCTTGAAGCCGGCGACATGCTTCAGTTTCACGACATCAGGGACGCAGCGGCAGAGTTTCTAGAAAAGAACCTCCACCAGTCGAACTGTCTGGGGATGATGCTGCTGTCAGACGCCCACCAGTGCCAGAGACTGTATGAGCTGTCGTGGAGGATGTGCCTGGCAGACTTTGCTACTCTCTTCAAGACAGAGGACTTCCTCAGCCTGCCCAGAGACAAAGTAAAGGAGCTGATCCTCAGTGAGGAACTTGAGGTGGAGGATGAGAGCCTGGTGTACGAGGCTGTTATTGACTGGGTCAAGGCCGACATGGAGCGCAGGCACAGCGAGCTGCCCGAGCTGCTGCGTTGTGTCCGCCTGGCACTACTCCCTGAAACGTACCTGCTGAAGAACGTCGCTTCAGAGGAGCTGGTGATGTGCCATAAGGTGGGTCGGGAGATTGTTGAAGATGCCGTACGGTGCAAAATGAGGATCCTCCAGAATGACGGTATTGTAACGGGGTTCTGTGCCCGGCCAAGAAAGGTTAGCCAGGCCCTACTGCTGCTGGGAGGACAGACTTTCATGTGTGATAAAGTCTATATGATCGACAACAAGACTAAGGAGATCACCCCCAAAACAGACATCCCCAGCCCCAGGAAAGAATGCAGCGCCTGTGCTATTGGTTGCAAGGTATTTATGTAATCTACACTTGaatatgtgcatttttgtgtactGTTATGTAGATGTACTCAAAATATGATTTCTCTGTCTTAGGTTTATGTTACTGGAGGCCGTGGCTCTGAAAATGGGGCCTCCAAAGACGTCTGGGTCTACGACACATTACACGACGAGTGGTCCAAAGCTGCGCCTATGTTGGTAGCCAGATTCGGACATGGGTCTGCAGAGCTCGACCACATGCTCTTTGTGGTGGGAGGACACACTTCCCTCGCAGGATCCTTCCCTGCATCTCCATCTGTGTCTCTCAAACAGGTGGAACAGTACGACCCTCAGACCAATAAATGGACCCTGGTGGCTCCGCTCAGAGAAGGAGTGAGCAACGCTGCTGTCGTCGGTGCCAAAAACAAACTCTTTGCTTTTGGGGGCACCAGTGTAAACAGAGACAAATACCCCAAAGTGCAGTGCTTTGACCCTTGCCAGAACCGGTGGTCTGTGCCGGCCGCCTGTCCACAGCTGTGGCGCTACACTGCAGCGGCTGTGGTTGGTAACCATGTTGTGGTGATCGGAGGCGACACCGAATTCTCCGCCAGCTCTGCTTACCGGTTCAACAGCGAGACGTACCAGTGGTCAAAGTTTGGCGACGTGACAGCCAAACGGATCAGCTGCCATGCAGTGGCGTCGGGAAACAGACTATATGTGGTTGGGGGGTACTTTGGGGCTCAGAGGTGTAAGACACTAGACTGTTACGATCCATCGTCGGACTCTTGGGACAGTGTGACCAGTGTGCCCTACTCACTCATTCCCACTGCCTTCGTCAGCACATGGAAGTACCTCTCAGCATAGAGAGAGACGCACTGACTGAGGTTTCAATGGTGAGTAATTGCAGCTTCCTTAaactgacacaaacaaacaagatatgtgCTATTCACAGTGTCCCTTGTATTGTCAGATAATATATGGGAACTCAATTTATGGAAGCAAAAATATCTTCAGATAATTCAAACATTGTTACTTAACAGACCCAGGTGAATGTCAGTGTTTGAACCAGACAAAGCCAGTTTTACAACCCCTCACTGTTTTCAGGGTTGCTAGTGGTTACAGTTACACATTATCTAGCTGCTGTGACGGCTGGGTGTTGGATAAACATGGTGAAGTCCAGGTTTAGAGAGCAGGAAGAATGTCAGCGGTGCTGGTAATTACAGAACAGGAGCTACAACACAAGGCCCCTTGTCACTGACAGGAGCAAAATGGAGAGGCAGGGATCAGGTCTGTGCTTGTAGGCCCGGGAAGGCAAGTGGGCCGGGTGCTCTGCATGGACAGCCCTGGATGCTAGCTGACTGCCTATTATTATGAGTTAGTACCTCAAAACAGTTGGATGTTATAGAAGGTGATGTGACGTATGGTGTTTTAACATATGGAGGGCTTGGAGCCAGAGGAGCCCAGGGAGCATTCGGTGAGCATTCGGTGATTACACAAAAGATATTAAACCTTTTATTACCTTATGTTTGTGGCATACATACAAGATCTCAACCTTTTTATATGATTGAAAACCTAATTTTTCCCCAGAAGTCCACTGTACACTTGATATTAtttcttaataaaaataatacattatccATAAAGCACCTttctcaaagtgcttcacaggaTAAAAGCCAAACATAATAAACACCCACTTCAGTACCATATGTGCTGACAGAAGCCAGGGCACTCTGTTCTGCTCAAAGTGGAAAAAGTCAGATCAGTAATCTTATCAGGAATTCAGGAGGTGGGGGTGGACGACCATCTCAAGGGTATAAAAATATGATTGACTGAAATGTAACAAACCATATCAGTGAAGAATCGCTCAGCCTAATCTGCCTGAAGGAATGACAGGTGGCAGTTTTCACAGCCTTGTGTGAGATAAGAGATAATAAATCTTTCCTGAGgtgtatttcagtattttgcACATGgtgaggaaggaaggatggaggggCCAGTAGATGACACAAGAAGAGGAAATGCAGTGATATTTTGAAGGTTTGCAGGTTGTTTTTACATGTACCCGGTAGTGGTAGAGCTAGTTTTAAGTTTCCTGACTTGATGTCCTGTGATCTTATTTAAGCACTGACGCAATCGATGGAAAACAGTTCATTGCTGCAGTAGTCATTggatttgcattaaaaaaaaagctctgctGCATctttttattgttggttttgtctttattggagttaagacattttaaagtaaaaacaaggCAGGGTTTTATTACGCTGACGACTTTCACTGAGCTTTCATAAAGCATGTCTGTCCTAATGAATTATTTTGTACTATAGGTTCAATGGTTTAATGCAGCCCATTTGCCTTAAAGCTCCAAACTGTCAAGAGTTAGACAAGATAGTTGATACCAccctcatatctgtctgttcaatataaggctacagccagttATCTTAGAAGTAAATGGCATGTCGTTCTCTATTGCTCcatatttagttattttaaatGGGGCAGATTGGTCAGTTTCTGTGACTGGAGTTTGGATAAATCACAGTATTCTATACTGCAAAAcagctgcttttttctgtcagGAACACAGGAAAGTGACTCCAAACAAGCCTTTTATGCTGCCAATAACTTTGAAAGTAAAGCTGAGCGGAAGCAAGTGAGAAGCAGAGGGCTTATGTGTGACTTGTGTCTACAGTAAACAGCTGGATATAATGGAGCTGGGGGCTTAGCATTACGAGGCTGCTGGTATGGACCGCTGTCTCCGTGGTAGCCAAGGTTTCTTGGGACgggatggagacagacaggctgcctATGAAAGATCAAGGCGCCACATCCTTATGAACTCTTTCAGTTACGTTAGCTACCATCCCGCTGCCAACTGCCTTTTATGTTTAATTACAGCAGACGTGGAAAAAGCTCAGATTTCCAGCTTGTTATCCTGACGCTGGTCGACTCTCTCACCCAAGAGACACGGGGGCCTGAGTGAAGTAGCGAAAATTTTAGGGAGCAACAAAGTGAAGCAggcacattcactcacacacgcgcgcacacacacacacacacacacacacatatatggaGAGAAGGAGATCAAGTGGAGAGCGAGTAAGACCAGGAGAAGCAAAGCTATATTTTGCGCCGTTTGGCAGCCGAGACTAACGCCTGCCTAAAAATACTTTTCTCCCGAGGTTGTCAACTTTCAGCTGGggtcagagagaaaaataattgtGCATGTGTCTTCCTTTCATGTCCACGATGGGGCCGAAAACCACCAGTCAGCTGTTCAAGTATTCACTAGTAGTATTGTGAGTTTTTACGCAGTTGTGAAACCACTCGTTTTCCACTCAtacttctctctcactctcacacacacacacacacacacacacacacacacacacacagtcacattgctGGCATTGCCTGTCCTTTAAAAAGCAAACCATCCTTACTCTAATTTGGGAGGAATGAAGGTGTGGCCTACATTCCCCCATTAGTAAAGATTTGTTAATGTTGCCTTGTGGTTGAGGCCCTTCAGTTGTCCTGGCAGTTTGCGTGGCCTCTATGAGATTACCAGCCTCTCTGCTCTTTTTGTCATCACCTACTGTAGCTTGTAGCCCGTGCATTTCCGCCAGATGTGACTAACCACAGACTGCAGGGCCAAGCCAGAACCCACTGTTGATGGAAAAgtatttgtaaatgttaaagCATTATGGTTCGTATTTGTTATGGTCCAGGCGGGAGAAGTAAATAACTTTTTAGGCTAAAAACACGAAGAACTAAATGCAtaattaattgtaatattttgagTATTGCCTGTACAGTCTTTACAGTTGCCAGTTAAGCTTTAAATTGTatatttagtgtgtgttttggagaTTGTAAGCAGAATAGCATTATGGTGTAATCTGGTCAGTTGTTGGTGCCAGACTATAGACAGACAGGATGTAACCGGAGATCCCTGTGCAAAGTTCAggacagtctctctctctctctctctctctctctctctctctctctctctctctctctctctctctctctctctctctctctctctctctctctctctctctctctctctctctctctctctctctctctctctctctctctctctctctctctctctctcctttaaaCCACTGAACTGTAACGGCCCCAAAGATGACTGTTATCAACGCTTGAGCCCTTGTTTTCTCagcccccttcctcctcctccatacCTCCCTCCTCATCACCCCTGTCCGCTCCAAAAAATCCCAGACACAAGCAGCATTCTCTTCTTAACGGAATCAACTGAAGCCCTTGTGAGGTGGGCACGGCTCTGTGTGATAGGGTACACCTGGAGAGGTCAGGGGCCACAGGTGGAGTCCTCTGTGGGCTCTCTGCATCCCCAGACAGCTGCTGCAAAATGGAAAGGTCACAGTGGGATCAGGGAGGAGGAGTGCAGAGGCCCCAGTCACTCAATactaatgttttattaatgccTCGCTGTGAGGGCCACCAGGAACACAAGCTGAATAAGGCTTTTATTGTGGCATCTGTGTACAACAACGATCCCCCCTTCTTTcagacacacacgtacacagtTAGAGTTAGCACGTGCACGTGCACATACACTTTGTCTCCGGTCCCTTGAGTAATCAATCTGCCACATTACAGCCTTTGGCACGGCTGCTTAAATTTGCATAAACCTAATGGAGTTTTTATTGGTCTTTTCTCCATGCTGTGAGTAACAgaaaggaaaaggggaaaagatGCTTAAAATGGCTGAATAATCACCCAGACTAATTTGATTACGCACTGAAAAAGAGACGAGCTGTCATACAGTTACAGGGGCCTCTTAGAAAGCCAGCTGGGATGGGACAGAGTGTGTCTGCCTGGTAATTAATCTGAATTGTGTAATATTTGCGCCTCTGAAGTAGTACTGAAGTGGTGCTTATTCAATCACAGAGACGCTCTTTGTTTGAACTGGAGTTTTTGCAAGAATTCATCAAGACATGCCTCAGTGTACTTTGCAGCTGTACCAAGATACTTGTCTCTGAACTCACCACAGAGTCCTTTTATGTGTCCCTGAAAACAATGCAAACACATGTAAATGAAGTGGCTGTGATTCATACATTGATCAATACAGTAGAATGGTGCTGGTCATTAGTAAACATGGCACAGGCCTAGTTGGACACAAGggacagataaagagagagtAGTCAGCTTTGTGGTGTATTGTGGGTAATTGGGCCTCTGGAAGACGCAGATGGAGTCCAAGGTgcaataaagctttaaaaaaaaatggagatgaATGTCATGATGCAGGTGTCTTTCATTTGATAAATGAGACTTTGtcttgtggtgtgtgtgtgctccttgAGCTAGACTGTGTGTAATTTTTGAATCATAGAAAAGCTAAAGAGATGTGTTAAGATTTGCTTTTGTCAAACTCAATCTGGCATTATTCCCATGTGGAGGAGAAAGATAAGTGATGGGAGCAGACAGACTTAGTCAGGTTAAACCCTCAAGAGTGCCAGATTCAATCATTTCATATAGTTCCAGCCCATCTGTTTGGTCTGCTGAAGGACACATGGACGCCGTCCGTCCCTCACAGCAGCACACTGTGGTTACTGCAGTGGACCAAACCAAAGAGGCACACGGGCATCTGGGTACTTTCTGGGTGACAGTTATTAACCCCGCCACCTGTTGGCATCCCACACTCCAGACATCTTACTCCCTGTTGGCAGATGGAAGTCAGATTTGTGAAGGTGAGAGTGTGAAAACACAAAGTTTGACTGCAATTCAGGATGAGTTTGTCCATATAAACAATTGTGGTTTGAAATATGGGTTAAAAAGTGTACAGTGTGGTTGCTACAGCTCAGCGTTGTAAATAATAGTTCTTGACATGATATGTAAATGACGGGACTGTGAGACAGTCTGGGGCTCATTTCTGTTAACAGCAGGACCCTTGTTGTGGCTGAGGGAGCTGACGTTTGATAGAGCCAGACAGGGATGGTGTTTTTTGATGGATGTGCAGATGATAATAGACACATAACCTTTTATTAATCAGTGTATCTCTATGGAATACATTTTGACAATACAATCTAACCTCTAATACCCTGTGTGCGTTCTTGACATGGTTGAACTGGGGTCATGATCATGAGTTCATAACTGGTGTCTTGTCAACATGAATGCAGCATGTGTAAGTCCACTCTCTTTGCAGTAGATAGTAGTTGGAGCAGAGCCGCAGAGTATTTAAGATTCAGAGGCGTGCTCTTCATCATCTGCACTTGAGAGAGATTAGCTTATTAGCTGAAGCTTATTTGTAACCTTTTTTTGCCTCTCTGTTGTGGTTCCAGCAATACAGTTCTCTGGCTGTGTCCTACTGTTATGCCTCAGGCTATGTATTCACAACACTAACAGATGTGTATGGATCATTGGAGGCTTCTGTAGTATCAGCCGGCTTTGTCAGCCATGGAAATGAGAGCTCATTAGGGTTATCCAAACAAGCCCACAGCAGAGCCTGTCTGTAACTGTCAACTGTCTTTCTCCTAGAATAGAGAGCACACAGACATCCTTCATCTGTTCTGAAAGACCAGAGTTATCATCAAAAATATGCAAATCAGAGGCAAACATCATGTTCGGGTTTCTCTCCAACCCTCCAAATATCCAGTGAAACATTCCTTCATAACTGCAGGGGAGGAAAATTAGACACTGAAGTATCTGAGGTTGCAGAGAAACGCGAAGATGAGTTTCCAAAGACTTCACCACAATGTTCGTAGTAAAAATGGTGCTTAACACGTTCAGGAATTTGAAAATTGAATGCCTCTTACAGTACGAATTATATCCGGATAAAGCAGATGAGCTGATGGTTTTGGAATATGTGTTTTATCTGAGCCCAGAGAAGCTTATTTTTACAGACTGTGGTCCTCTCCACTGCCACCCTCAGATATTTATTACCTAGCGACATAAATGGCTTGAGCAGCTTAATCCCACATGCCAGGAGGACTTTGGTTAAATAACGCCCCGTCCTGAGGCATTATTAACGCTATGTGGGTAAGCCTGATAAAATGGCATGGTGATAAGCTGATGTGTAGCCCCAGAGGACTGAAGTCTCTGCATTCCTCTCCGCTCCCCTCTGCTGTATGAGGACCGACCACATGACCAGAGTT contains:
- the enc3 gene encoding ectodermal-neural cortex 3 — its product is MSVSNHENRKSRSSSGSMNIQLFHKTSHADSLLTQLNLLRKRKVFTDVVLKAGNRSFPCHRAVLASCSRYFEAMFSGGLRESRDADVNFHDSLHPEVLELLLDYAYSARVIINEENAESLLEAGDMLQFHDIRDAAAEFLEKNLHQSNCLGMMLLSDAHQCQRLYELSWRMCLADFATLFKTEDFLSLPRDKVKELILSEELEVEDESLVYEAVIDWVKADMERRHSELPELLRCVRLALLPETYLLKNVASEELVMCHKVGREIVEDAVRCKMRILQNDGIVTGFCARPRKVSQALLLLGGQTFMCDKVYMIDNKTKEITPKTDIPSPRKECSACAIGCKVYVTGGRGSENGASKDVWVYDTLHDEWSKAAPMLVARFGHGSAELDHMLFVVGGHTSLAGSFPASPSVSLKQVEQYDPQTNKWTLVAPLREGVSNAAVVGAKNKLFAFGGTSVNRDKYPKVQCFDPCQNRWSVPAACPQLWRYTAAAVVGNHVVVIGGDTEFSASSAYRFNSETYQWSKFGDVTAKRISCHAVASGNRLYVVGGYFGAQRCKTLDCYDPSSDSWDSVTSVPYSLIPTAFVSTWKYLSA